The following proteins come from a genomic window of Phacochoerus africanus isolate WHEZ1 chromosome 9, ROS_Pafr_v1, whole genome shotgun sequence:
- the LOC125136883 gene encoding BOLA class I histocompatibility antigen, alpha chain BL3-6-like isoform X1, which translates to MGPRALFLLLSGALALTGTRAGPHSLRYFDTAVSRPGRGKPRFIEVGYVDDTQFVRFDSDAPNPRMEPRALWIQQEGQDYWDEETRNAMGSAQTFRVSLNNLRGYYNQSEAGSHTLQSMYGCDVGPDGLLLHGYSQYAYDGADYVALNEDLRSWTAADTAAQIAKLKQEEAAAAEQMRSYLEGACVEWLQKYLEMGKDTLQRAEPPKTHVTRHPSSDLGVTLRCWALGFYPKEISLTWQREGQDQSQDMELVETRPSGDGTFQKWAALVVPPGEEQSYTCHVQHEGLQEPLTLRWDPPQPPVPIVGIIVGLILVLVAGAMVAVVVIWRKKRSGEKGGSYIQAAGRDSAQSSGVSLIKDPRV; encoded by the exons ATGGGGCCCCGAGCCCTCTTCCTGCTGCTGTCGGGGGCCCTGGCCCTGACTGGGACCCGGGCGG GGCCCCACTCCCTGAGGTATTTCGACACCGCCGTGTCCCGGCCCGGCCGCGGGAAGCCCCGTTTCATCGAAGTCGGCTACGTGGACGACACGCAGTTCGTGCGGTTCGACAGCGACGCCCCGAATCCGCGGATGGAGCCGCGGGCGCTGTGGATACAGCAAGAGGGTCAGGACTATTGGGATGAGGAGACGCGGAACGCCATGGGCAGCGCACAGACTTTCCGAGTGAGCCTGAACAACCTGCGCGGCTACTACAACCAGAGCGAGGCCG GGTCTCACACCCTCCAGAGCATGTATGGCTGTGACGTGGGACCAGACGGGCTCCTCCTCCACGGGTACAGTCAGTACGCCTACGACGGCGCGGATTACGTCGCCCTGAACGAGGACCTGCGCTCCTGGACCGCGGCGGACACGGCGGCTCAGATCGCCAAGCTCAAGCAGGAGGAGGCCGCTGCGGCGGAGCAAATGAGAAGCTACCTGGAGGGCGCGTGTGTGGAGTGGCTCCAGAAATACCTGGAGATGGGGAAGGACACGCTGCAGCGCGCAG AGCCTCCAAAGACACATGTGACCCGCCACCCCAGCTCTGACCTCGGGGTCACCTTGaggtgctgggccctgggcttcTACCCTAAGGAGATCTCCCTGACCTGGCAGCGGGAGGGCCAGGAccagagccaggacatggagctCGTGGAGACCAGGCCCTCAGGGGATGGGACCTTCCAGAAGTGGGCAGCCCTGGTGGTGCCTCCTGGAGAGGagcagagctacacctgccatgTGCAGCACGAGGGCCTGCAGGAGCCCCTCACCCTGAGATGGG ACCCTCCTCAGCCCCCTGTCCCCATCGTGGGCATCATTGTTGGCCTGATTCTCGTCCTGGTCGCTGGAGCCATGGTGGCTGTAGTTGTGATCTGGAGGAAGAAGCGCTCAG GTGAAAAAGGAGGGAGCTACATTCAGGCTGCAG GCAGGGACAGTGCCCAGAGCTCTGGTGTGTCCCTCATCAAGGATCCTAGAG TGTGA
- the LOC125136883 gene encoding BOLA class I histocompatibility antigen, alpha chain BL3-6-like isoform X2 produces MGPRALFLLLSGALALTGTRAGPHSLRYFDTAVSRPGRGKPRFIEVGYVDDTQFVRFDSDAPNPRMEPRALWIQQEGQDYWDEETRNAMGSAQTFRVSLNNLRGYYNQSEAGSHTLQSMYGCDVGPDGLLLHGYSQYAYDGADYVALNEDLRSWTAADTAAQIAKLKQEEAAAAEQMRSYLEGACVEWLQKYLEMGKDTLQRAEPPKTHVTRHPSSDLGVTLRCWALGFYPKEISLTWQREGQDQSQDMELVETRPSGDGTFQKWAALVVPPGEEQSYTCHVQHEGLQEPLTLRWDPPQPPVPIVGIIVGLILVLVAGAMVAVVVIWRKKRSGEKGGSYIQAAGQDSAQSSGVSLIKDPRAAFECVCVPMSILRGGGDPGPALPPMSPLHPDLCSLS; encoded by the exons ATGGGGCCCCGAGCCCTCTTCCTGCTGCTGTCGGGGGCCCTGGCCCTGACTGGGACCCGGGCGG GGCCCCACTCCCTGAGGTATTTCGACACCGCCGTGTCCCGGCCCGGCCGCGGGAAGCCCCGTTTCATCGAAGTCGGCTACGTGGACGACACGCAGTTCGTGCGGTTCGACAGCGACGCCCCGAATCCGCGGATGGAGCCGCGGGCGCTGTGGATACAGCAAGAGGGTCAGGACTATTGGGATGAGGAGACGCGGAACGCCATGGGCAGCGCACAGACTTTCCGAGTGAGCCTGAACAACCTGCGCGGCTACTACAACCAGAGCGAGGCCG GGTCTCACACCCTCCAGAGCATGTATGGCTGTGACGTGGGACCAGACGGGCTCCTCCTCCACGGGTACAGTCAGTACGCCTACGACGGCGCGGATTACGTCGCCCTGAACGAGGACCTGCGCTCCTGGACCGCGGCGGACACGGCGGCTCAGATCGCCAAGCTCAAGCAGGAGGAGGCCGCTGCGGCGGAGCAAATGAGAAGCTACCTGGAGGGCGCGTGTGTGGAGTGGCTCCAGAAATACCTGGAGATGGGGAAGGACACGCTGCAGCGCGCAG AGCCTCCAAAGACACATGTGACCCGCCACCCCAGCTCTGACCTCGGGGTCACCTTGaggtgctgggccctgggcttcTACCCTAAGGAGATCTCCCTGACCTGGCAGCGGGAGGGCCAGGAccagagccaggacatggagctCGTGGAGACCAGGCCCTCAGGGGATGGGACCTTCCAGAAGTGGGCAGCCCTGGTGGTGCCTCCTGGAGAGGagcagagctacacctgccatgTGCAGCACGAGGGCCTGCAGGAGCCCCTCACCCTGAGATGGG ACCCTCCTCAGCCCCCTGTCCCCATCGTGGGCATCATTGTTGGCCTGATTCTCGTCCTGGTCGCTGGAGCCATGGTGGCTGTAGTTGTGATCTGGAGGAAGAAGCGCTCAG GTGAAAAAGGAGGGAGCTACATTCAGGCTGCAGGTCA GGACAGTGCCCAGAGCTCTGGTGTGTCCCTCATCAAGGATCCTAGAG CAGCATTTGAATGTGTCTGTGTCCCTATGAGCATCCTGAGAGGAGGTGGggaccctggcccagccctgccccccatgTCCCCTCTTCACCCTGACCTGTGTTCTCTTTCCTGA
- the LOC125136881 gene encoding BOLA class I histocompatibility antigen, alpha chain BL3-7-like isoform X2, translating to MRVRGPQAILILLSGALALTGTRAGPHSLSYFYTAVSRPDLGDSRFIAVGYVDDTQFVRFDRDAPNPRMEPRAPWIQQVGQDYWDRNTRNVMGSAQNFRVSLNNLRGYYNQSEAGSHTFQSMYGCYLGPDGRLLRGYRQFGYDGADYIALNEDLRSWTAADTAAQISKRKLEAANVAERLRSYLQGVCVEWLQKYLEMGNDTLQRAEPPKTHVTRHPSSDLGVTLRCWALGFYPKEISLTWQREGQDQSQDMELVETRPSGDGTFQKWAALVVPPGEEQSYTCHVQHEGLQEPLTLRWDSPQPPVPIVGVIVGLVLVLVAGAVVAGVVIWRKTRSGEKGGSYTQAAGSDSAQGSDVSLTKDPRAASERVCVPMRILRGGGDPGPALPPMSPPHPDLCSLP from the exons ATGCGGGTCAGGGGCCCTCAAGCCATCCTCATTCTGCTGTCGGGGGCCCTGGCCCTGACCGGGACCCGGGCGG ggccccACTCCCTGAGCTATTTCTACACCGCCGTGTCCCGGCCCGACCTCGGGGACTCCCGCTTCATCGCCGTCGGCTACGTGGACGACACGCAGTTCGTGCGGTTCGACAGAGACGCCCCGAATCCGCGGATGGAGCCGCGGGCACCGTGGATACAGCAGGTGGGGCAGGACTATTGGGATAGGAACACGCGGAACGTCATGGGCAGCGCACAGAATTTCCGAGTGAGCCTGAACAACCTGCGCGGCTACTACAACCAGAGCGAGGCCG GGTCTCACACCTTCCAGAGCATGTACGGCTGCTACTTGGGACCAGACGGGCGCCTCCTCCGCGGGTACAGACAGTTTGGCTACGACGGCGCCGATTACATCGCCCTGAACGAGGACCTGCGCTCCTGGACCGCGGCGGACACGGCGGCTCAGATCTCCAAGCGCAAGTTGGAGGCGGCCAATGTGGCGGAGCGCTTGAGAAGCTACCTGCAGGGCGTGTGTGTGGAGTGGCTCCAGAAATACCTGGAGATGGGGAACGACACGCTGCAGCGCGCAG AGCCTCCAAAGACACATGTGACCCGCCACCCCAGCTCTGACCTCGGGGTCACCTTGaggtgctgggccctgggcttcTACCCTAAGGAGATCTCCCTGACCTGGCAGCGGGAGGGCCAGGAccagagccaggacatggagctGGTGGAGACCAGGCCCTCAGGGGATGGGACCTTCCAGAAGTGGGCGGCCCTGGTGGTGCCTCCTGGAGAGGagcagagctacacctgccatgTGCAGCACGAGGGCCTGCAGGAGCCCCTCACCCTGAGATGGG ACTCTCCTCAGCCCCCTGTCCCCATCGTGGGCGTCATTGTTGGCCTGGTTCTCGTCCTGGTCGCTGGAGCCGTGGTGGCTGGAGTTGTGATCTGGAGGAAGACGCGCTCAG GTGAAAAAGGAGGGAGCTACACTCAGGCTGCAG GCAGTGACAGTGCCCAGGGCTCTGATGTGTCCCTTACCAAGGATCCTAGAG CTGCCTCTGAAAGGGTCTGTGTCCCTATGCGCATCCTGAGAGGAGGTGGggaccctggcccagccctgccccccatgTCCCCTCCTCACCCTGACCTGTGTTCTCTTCCCTGA
- the LOC125136881 gene encoding BOLA class I histocompatibility antigen, alpha chain BL3-7-like isoform X1 gives MRVRGPQAILILLSGALALTGTRAGPHSLSYFYTAVSRPDLGDSRFIAVGYVDDTQFVRFDRDAPNPRMEPRAPWIQQVGQDYWDRNTRNVMGSAQNFRVSLNNLRGYYNQSEAGSHTFQSMYGCYLGPDGRLLRGYRQFGYDGADYIALNEDLRSWTAADTAAQISKRKLEAANVAERLRSYLQGVCVEWLQKYLEMGNDTLQRAEPPKTHVTRHPSSDLGVTLRCWALGFYPKEISLTWQREGQDQSQDMELVETRPSGDGTFQKWAALVVPPGEEQSYTCHVQHEGLQEPLTLRWDSPQPPVPIVGVIVGLVLVLVAGAVVAGVVIWRKTRSGEKGGSYTQAAGSDSAQGSDVSLTKDPRV, from the exons ATGCGGGTCAGGGGCCCTCAAGCCATCCTCATTCTGCTGTCGGGGGCCCTGGCCCTGACCGGGACCCGGGCGG ggccccACTCCCTGAGCTATTTCTACACCGCCGTGTCCCGGCCCGACCTCGGGGACTCCCGCTTCATCGCCGTCGGCTACGTGGACGACACGCAGTTCGTGCGGTTCGACAGAGACGCCCCGAATCCGCGGATGGAGCCGCGGGCACCGTGGATACAGCAGGTGGGGCAGGACTATTGGGATAGGAACACGCGGAACGTCATGGGCAGCGCACAGAATTTCCGAGTGAGCCTGAACAACCTGCGCGGCTACTACAACCAGAGCGAGGCCG GGTCTCACACCTTCCAGAGCATGTACGGCTGCTACTTGGGACCAGACGGGCGCCTCCTCCGCGGGTACAGACAGTTTGGCTACGACGGCGCCGATTACATCGCCCTGAACGAGGACCTGCGCTCCTGGACCGCGGCGGACACGGCGGCTCAGATCTCCAAGCGCAAGTTGGAGGCGGCCAATGTGGCGGAGCGCTTGAGAAGCTACCTGCAGGGCGTGTGTGTGGAGTGGCTCCAGAAATACCTGGAGATGGGGAACGACACGCTGCAGCGCGCAG AGCCTCCAAAGACACATGTGACCCGCCACCCCAGCTCTGACCTCGGGGTCACCTTGaggtgctgggccctgggcttcTACCCTAAGGAGATCTCCCTGACCTGGCAGCGGGAGGGCCAGGAccagagccaggacatggagctGGTGGAGACCAGGCCCTCAGGGGATGGGACCTTCCAGAAGTGGGCGGCCCTGGTGGTGCCTCCTGGAGAGGagcagagctacacctgccatgTGCAGCACGAGGGCCTGCAGGAGCCCCTCACCCTGAGATGGG ACTCTCCTCAGCCCCCTGTCCCCATCGTGGGCGTCATTGTTGGCCTGGTTCTCGTCCTGGTCGCTGGAGCCGTGGTGGCTGGAGTTGTGATCTGGAGGAAGACGCGCTCAG GTGAAAAAGGAGGGAGCTACACTCAGGCTGCAG GCAGTGACAGTGCCCAGGGCTCTGATGTGTCCCTTACCAAGGATCCTAGAG TGTGA